In one window of Helianthus annuus cultivar XRQ/B chromosome 17, HanXRQr2.0-SUNRISE, whole genome shotgun sequence DNA:
- the LOC110925847 gene encoding probable zinc transporter 10, whose translation MASNLKKVSIFIIFMACLCTKALSQCEDQTNNPCNNKSKALPLKLIGIAAILVTSIIGVSLPLLTRSIPALSPDRSLFVIVKAFASGIILATGFMHVLPDSFDMLRSPCLDGNPWQRFPFTGFVAMLSAVFTLMVDSMATSMYTRTNNAVADEDVEPRDQEMPLAVINDGGMHLHGHHHGPKGTVGQQLLRYRVVAMVLELGIVAHSIVIGLGVGASNDVCTIKPLVAALCFHQMFEGMGLGGCILQAEYKTLKKTVMIFFFSVTTPFGIVLGILLSKSYKENSPGALIAVGVLNASSAGLLIYMALVDLLAADFMGPKLQGSIKLQMKSYAAVLLGAGGMSLMSKWA comes from the exons ATGGCTTCCAATTTAAAAAAGGTCTCAATTTTCATCATATTTATGGCATGTCTATGCACCAAAGCCTTGTCACAATGTGAAGATCAAACCAACAACCCTTGTAACAACAAATCCAAGGCTTTACCCTTAAAGCTCATTGGTATAGCAGCTATCCTCGTCACAAGCATCATCGGCGTATCCTTACCTCTACTCACTCGTTCCATTCCTGCCCTTAGCCCAGACCGTAGCCTTTTTGTGATCGTCAAAGCTTTCGCTTCTGGCATCATTTTGGCTACTGGATTTATGCATGTTTTGCCTGATTCTTTTGACATGTTGAGATCACCTTGCTTGGATGGTAACCCATGGCAAAGGTTTCCATTCACGGGATTTGTTGCTATGTTGTCGGCTGTTTTCACGCTCATGGTGGACTCTATGGCTACAAGCATGTATACAAGGACGAACAATGCTGTAGCAGATGAAGACGTTGAGCCCAGAGACCAGGAGATGCCGTTAGCTGTGATAAATGATGGCGGCATGCATCTCCATGGACACCATCACGGGCCAAAGGGCACAGTAGGACAACAACTTCTACGTTATCGTGTTGTAGCCATG GTGCTTGAACTTGGAATAGTTGCTCACTCGATAGTGATCGGACTTGGAGTCGGGGCATCGAATGATGTATGCACAATTAAGCCATTGGTGGCAGCTCTTTGTTTCCATCAAATGTTTGAAGGCATGGGCCTTGGTGGCTGCATTCTTCAG GCCGAATATAAGACACTGAAGAAAACTGTAATGATTTTTTTCTTCTCGGTAACCACTCCCTTTGGAATTGTTCTTGGGATCCTGTTGTCAAAGTCATACAAAGAGAATAGTCCGGGTGCGTTAATTGCAGTTGGGGTACTCAACGCTTCGTCAGCAGGATTACTTATCTACATGGCGTTGGTCGATCTTCTCGCTGCTGATTTCATGGGCCCCAAGCTTCAAGGAAGCATTAAGCTTCAAATGAAGTCTTATGCCGCAGTCTTGCTTGGCGCTGGTGGGATGTCGCTCATGTCAAAATGGGCTTAA
- the LOC110923999 gene encoding uncharacterized protein LOC110923999, translating into MEPKLHPALTVCNIKTHVPVILEKDSTHYTTWKTLYKVHCQIYEVLDHLTAKPAAASTSSTTDSDKDKAAAAAAETLWKQLDVVVLQWIYATISTPLLHTILQPGQTAHDAWLAVES; encoded by the coding sequence ATGGAACCTAAACTTCATCCTGCCCTCACCGTCTGTAACATCAAGACACATGTTCCTGTCATCTTGGAAAAAGATTCAACCCACTACACCACTTGGAAGACCCTCTACAAAGTTCACTGTCAGATTTACGAGGTGCTCGATCACCTCACAGCCAAGCCGGCCGCCGCCTCTACTTCTTCTACCACGGACTCTGACAAAGACAAAGCTGCCGCCGCCGCAGCCGAGACTTTGTGGAAACAACTGGATGTTGTCGTGCTCCAGTGGATTTATGCCACCATCTCCACGCCACTTCTGCACACTATTCTCCAACCGGGTCAGACCGCTCACGATGCATGGCTTGCCGTTGAAAGTTAG